From a region of the Pleuronectes platessa chromosome 22, fPlePla1.1, whole genome shotgun sequence genome:
- the LOC128429163 gene encoding uncharacterized protein LOC128429163: MRRMSARLRAAGYYNINEESDAHCLSNISYNEKPVKVFRKRDGNYPNLPHGAKNATQANSYTTPIPAAQPPIPAAKSYVSYPASVPYDNTRLHSRYWMSEGLSRWPPINNYNSTTSTTRTSRTIRNTQTTYTYSITNRPRKDSARSSGYMRAIISALFFPMTLLSWIGAKSKSMMMHVGHLVRSRMKKTCGLLVLLILISLCGWLLSPVLTHFVDFKLPKFLPHQPSTHLDAAEEIKELIDLDMQDLTGMMSSLGNRIKEVETKNAVVKVLLETSASDRHTQGVKPPSATNNQLTPEIQQAMEKWLSYHIKEQDVFMLDDKRSGRSIGDEMADFALEVQGARVITSRCSETYRGSREFLTLFGYTMLTVDVSPRTVIQGLAPLLPGRCWSFPGAQGTYAITLSHPVKITHVTVDHVSRYNSPTGSINSAPKAFELYVSAPNTIS; this comes from the exons ATGCGTCGTATGAGTGCCCGCCTGAGAGCCGCTGGCTACTACAACATAAATGAGGAATCAGATGCGCATTGTCTGTCAAATATATCCTACAATGAGAAGCCTGTCAA GGTTTTCAGGAAGAGGGACGGGAACTACCCCAATCTGCCCCACGGGGCAAAGAATGCTACTCAAGCAAACAGCTACACGACACCCATTCCTGCTGCCCAGCCACCCATCCCTGCAGCCAAGTCTTATG TCAGTTATCCTGCATCGGTACCATATGACAACACGCGATTGCACTCAAGGTACTGGATGTCTGAGGGTCTGTCCAGATGGCCGCCCATTAACAATTATAACAGTACTACCAGTACTACCAGGACTTCCAGGACAATAAGGAATACACAAACTACCTACACCTACAGTATTACCAACCGTCCCAGAAAAGATTCAGCTCGAAGTTCTGGATACATGAGAGCAATAATTAGTGCCTTATTTTTTCCGATGA CATTACTCTCATGGATAGGGGCCAAGTCTAAATCAATGATGATGCATGTGGGACATTTAG tCAGGAGTCGCATGAAGAAGACCTGTGGTCTGcttgtcctcctcatcctcatatCTCTAT gtggaTGGCTACTCTCTCCTGTGTTGACCCATTTCGTGGATTTCAAACTGCCAAAGTTTCTACCTCATCAACCCAGCACCCATCTTGATGCTGCTGAGGAG ATCAAGGAGCTGATAGATCTAGACATGCAGGACTTGACCGGAATGATGTCCAGCCTTGGTAACAGGATCAAAGAAGTGGAGACTAAGAATGCAGTGGTAAAAGTGCTGCTAGAGACGTCTgccagtgacagacacacacag GGGGTCAAACCACCTTCAGCTACCAACAACCAGCTAACCCCAGAGATCCAACAGGCCATGGAGAAGTGGCTCAGCTACCACATCAAG GAGCAGGACGTATTCATGCTTGATGACAAAAGAAGTGGACGTTCGATAGGTGACGAAATGGCTGACTTTGCCCTCGAGGTTCAAG gAGCCAGGGTGATCACTTCCAGGTGTTCAGAGACATATCGTGGTAGTAGGGAGTTTTTGACCCTGTTTGGTTACACGATGTTGACTGTCGATGTGAGCCCACGGACCGTTATTCAG GGTCTGGCACCACTGCTCCCAGGGAGGTGTTGGTCATTTCCTGGTGCCCAGGGAACTTATGCCATTACTCTCTCTCATCCGGTGAAGATAACGCACGTGACAGTGGACCACGTCTCGCGCTACAACTCACCCACTGGCAGCATCAACTCCGCGCCCAAAGCCTTTGAACTCTATGTGAGTGCTCCCAATACTATTAGTTGA